From Bacteroidota bacterium, one genomic window encodes:
- a CDS encoding Gfo/Idh/MocA family oxidoreductase has protein sequence MSSEKKIRFGIIGAGHIGKRHAEMIRRNPEVELVAMCDIKPMETLGLIDLDVPFFNSVDAMLDSGIDFDVISICTPNGLHAEHTLKALDRKKHVVIEKPMALNVADCEKIIFKGLQVSKHIFCVMQNRYSPPSLWIKEVIESQVIGEIFLVQLNCYWNRDERYYNGKNWKGSADLDGGTLFTQFSHFIDIMYWLFGDITNINAKFSDFTHKKTTAFEDSGMVNFNFINGGLGCINYSTAVWDANLESSITIIGEKGSVKIGGQYMNEVEYCHIENYTMPKLAPVNPANDYGNYKGSAANHHYIIENVVNTLKGRTTVTTNALEGLKVVDIIERIYSLRPASLLKSN, from the coding sequence ATGAGTTCAGAAAAGAAAATACGATTTGGAATAATTGGTGCAGGACACATTGGTAAGCGCCATGCTGAAATGATCCGACGAAACCCGGAAGTTGAACTTGTTGCCATGTGCGACATCAAACCAATGGAAACTCTGGGATTGATAGATCTTGATGTTCCTTTTTTCAATTCTGTTGATGCAATGCTGGATTCAGGAATTGACTTCGATGTGATCAGTATTTGTACACCGAACGGACTTCACGCCGAACATACATTAAAAGCACTTGATCGTAAAAAACATGTAGTCATAGAAAAACCTATGGCATTGAACGTAGCTGATTGCGAAAAAATTATTTTCAAAGGGCTACAGGTTTCAAAACATATTTTCTGTGTAATGCAGAATCGATATTCTCCACCCTCACTTTGGATAAAAGAAGTGATCGAAAGTCAGGTGATCGGAGAAATATTTTTAGTACAACTGAATTGCTATTGGAATCGTGATGAACGATATTACAATGGCAAAAACTGGAAAGGTTCTGCTGATCTTGATGGAGGAACATTGTTTACTCAGTTCTCGCATTTCATAGATATCATGTACTGGCTTTTTGGAGACATTACAAATATCAATGCAAAATTCAGCGACTTCACACATAAAAAAACTACTGCCTTCGAAGATTCCGGAATGGTGAATTTTAATTTCATCAACGGCGGATTAGGTTGCATCAACTACTCTACTGCTGTCTGGGATGCAAATCTGGAAAGCAGCATAACTATCATCGGAGAAAAAGGAAGTGTAAAGATCGGTGGTCAGTATATGAATGAAGTTGAATATTGTCATATAGAAAATTACACTATGCCTAAACTCGCTCCGGTTAACCCTGCGAATGATTACGGCAATTATAAAGGCTCTGCAGCAAATCATCATTACATCATAGAAAATGTAGTGAATACTTTGAAAGGCAGAACTACAGTTACAACAAATGCTCTGGAAGGATTGAAAGTGGTCGATATCATTGAACGCATCTATTCTCTTCGTCCGGCATCGTTACTTAAATCGAATTAA